The Treponema phagedenis DNA segment TGATTTAATCTCCGCTTTTTTTTATTATTTTATACATGGCAAATCGTTCACGAACTGCGGAAGCTTTGGTGCTTTCTTTAGGAGAATTCGGAGAAGGGCATCGAATGGTGCGTTTATTTATTAAGGAAGATACTACGTGCTCGCTCTTGCACGCTGCCCTGTACGGCGGCGCAAAAAGTAAGGCACGCAGTTCTATTGCCCCTTATCAAACCGGAACCGTCTGGTTGTATTCAAATCCGATCAAAAACACGCATTCGATAACCGACTTTGCCATTACCTCATATCGTTTTAGTATTAGAGAAAGTCTTGTCCGTTTATGGAGCGCCGCTCTTTGCGCGGAGCTTATCGATGCAACAAAGGGAAATATCAGCTGGGTTTTGGTAAACGCGTTTCTTGACGGCATAGAAAACCTTCCGGACAATGAGTGCAAAGTCGCCCTTATCAGATTTTTGTGGCGAGTATTATTGGGCGAAGGGATTGCTCCGGAAATTGACTGCTGCGCCGCGTGCCGAAAAAGCTTTACCGATTTATTGGCAAACGAATATTTTTATTATCATACGCATGAGGAGCTCTGCCTTTGCAGCAGCTGCAGCGATATATCACAAAGCGGTTTTCAACTAAGCAAAGAAGCGCTTTTTTTTCTGCTCGCCGTGAAAGAAAAACCTCCCGCCTATTCGCGGGCGCTGCCGCTTTCCCAACAAACCTACGGAATGCTACGGCGTTTCCTCTTTTACCTTATCACCAAAATGAACGGCAAAAAACTGAACACCATTGAAAGCGCGCAAGGTTTGCTCTAATGTAGCGTTTTGTAATTAAGTTGCTGTTACCTTAATCGGAGCATCACCAACAAAAGCGTGCGGATTCAGTATCACTATGGTAAATTGCTCACCGTTGTCAAACTCAGAACGGGCACGGACGCCCGTGGTTCCACGCAGAATTGAGTTTGAAAACTACCACAGCGCACTCGGAGTTTTCAAACTCACAGGTTTCATTTTGCCACGGACGGCAAAATGAAACCGTTGTGTCAAACTCTTTTTTATACAATTTTTTACGTTTTTGGTACGATGTATTAAAAAACGAATTGACTTATTAAAAAACGCTGTACTAAACGTGCATATCTTTTTAAAAGCTAATTTCCGATAACTTCGGGAAAAACGCGGTCGCCGAGAACGTGTTTTATAAGGAAGGCAAGCAGGGTTCCGCAAATTAATCCTACCAAAATTCCGAGTATGGCGGTTCCTTGATTATCCGTATAGCGAAAAATGAGTCCATAGCCAAGCGCCGCTAAAAAAAGAGGTACGATAATTGAAATAAGGATTTGAATCAGCGTTTGCATTTTTGTAGTGATTACCGTTACCGCATCTCCAATCGAAAGACTTTTACCTTTTTTATTTAATGCGATAACTTCGTTTCCGTTTATCACAAAAAGCCCTGTCTCCGCATGTTCATAATTACAGCCTGCGCAGGAAGGGCGGGAAGCGGCGTTAAAAGTATCGGTAGACTTAATTGAACAGGCGCACGTATCCTGTATGAGTTCTATTTTTAGTTTTTGAAATCCGTCTTTTGATTTTTTTTCAATTGCTTTTACTATTCCCCGTTTTCTCATGTTTTTCTCCTGATACTATAATTCGCTCTATGGTTTTTGCCGTGCCGTCATCATTGACTTCCAATACAATCCCTTGTAAGCAGGGACATTCCCAACTATGGCGGGTGAGATTAAAAAGCCCCGTTTTATATTCTTGTATTTTACCTTGCGGGTCAAAACCTCCCACCGAATAAAAACTGCCGGTTCTCCCCGAATCGGTGATATAAGCGGTTTTTTCAGATAAGATAGTTTCATCGGCGGTGGGAACCTTGTTTCCCGATCCGATTACTGCGGAAACTTTTCCGTTCAGAAAAAACCCCATTGTTTGCTTTTCCGCGGTTGACAAAGCCGCATAATCAACGATAACAGCGGAAGTTTCTTGTTTTATTTTTTCTATTGTTTCAAGCAAAAAAGGAAAAGGATTATCTGCAACGATTTTCCGTATTCCCATTCTTCCTAATAAAGAGATAACTGCAAGCTTTTTTTTATTCAAATTTGAATAAAAGATTCCCATGCCTTTTCCGGGACTTTCAGAAGATACATTCATAGGACGCAAAACATAGGAAAGAGTATCCAGTTTTTCGGTTAAATCAGGCTTTTGAAAAATAGATTCTCCTGCGGTGATACAGTCAACGCCCAGTTTGTGCAAGTATCCCGCATGCTGCCTTCCAAGGCCGGAAAAACCGGTTGCGGAATTTGCATTGGCAATAATAAAATCAGGACGATATTGTTTACGCAATTGAGGTAATAATTCTTTTACCAAAAACACTCCGACTTTCCCGATAAGTTCCGCTATATATATAATTTTCATTCCTTTTCCTCGTCAGGGTAATTCATTTGTTCTAAAAGTTTTGTGCAAATTGCCGCTTTTTCATCGTTTTTAAGCACAAGATACGTATCCCGTAAATTAAATACCGCATCTCCGAGATCGGGCATCAAAGAAACGGCGGTCTCAAATGAGCGTAAGGCTTCGGTATATTCTTTTTTATTAAATAAAAGAGTCCCGTAATTATTCCATATTCTGCCGCTATCGCTTTCCAAGTTAAGTGCGCGCATATAGGCTTTTTGCGCAGCCTCAATTTCTCCGGTTTCGTGTAAAATAACGCCGAGTGTGTCCCAGATGTCCGCATCAAAAGGATCGCAACGGGCAGCCTGATACAAAGCGCTGGTGCAATCCGTTTTTTTCTTAAGTGCATAATAACTTAACCCTAAATTAAACCACATCAGGCTATTATGAGGTTCCATTCTTAAACCTTTTCGAAGACAGGCAATAGCCTCCGCATGCAACCCTTCCGCAGCAAGAGTTACAGCAAAATCATTTAAATAATCGGCTGTTTCTTTCATATTGTCCTCCTGGTCGTATATATTATACTCAAACATACATTTTCATTTGTTTTAAGAAAAACAAATCTTGTATGTACCCTACTCCATACTATGAAAAAGATCGGCAATAAGTTTTGCCGCCGGCTTAGCGGGAAAATGACCGCAAAGTTGCAGTACGGAAGCTTCTATCATTTGAATCCCGTAATTTTTTGCCCGCTCCGCCGCCTTGGAAGAATTCAAGAGCTCAATGCATTCCCGTATTGCCTGAGATTCTATTCCTTCTTTTTTTGCCGTTTCAAAATAACTTTGAATCTTTTGCAGATCTTCGGGATGTTCTTCAAGATGAAATATTACCGGAAAGCTTTTCTTTCCTTCGACAATATCATCTCCGATATTTTTTCCTTTATTTCCTCCCGTGATATTTTTTGCATCATCTAAAATTTGAAATCCGATCCCTATCGATTCCATTGTTTTCCCGTATTGCTCTGTAGCTTCCTCCCCTGCTCCGCCGGCAAGAAATCCGATTTCCGCTGCAAGCCGTGCAAGCGATCCGGTTTTTAACGCAATCATTGCCATATATTCTGCCCGCGAGGGGATAAAATTCGAGTTTCTATGCCAATCGATATCCATTGCCTGCCCAAGATGTAAGTTGGTTAAATTTTTATTAACCGTCCGATACAGAGAAAGCTTTAATTCCGAAGAAGAAGGATACGCATTGATAATTGACATTGCATGAAAGTAAAGCCAACTCGCCGCATTTATCGCCGTATCCGTGCCGTATTGTATGTGGATAGCCGGTGCACCTCTTCTGGTTTCGGCGGAATCTTCTATATCATCGTGAATAAGGCTCGCCGTATGGATAAATTCAATTACCGGCGTTAAGGCATAGGCGCGGTACGCATCACCGCAGGCAAGTTCCGCGGATAGCACTGCAACCAAAGGACGCCATCTTTTACCGCCTCGCAGTACTAAGTCTTTGCAAGGCTTAAGCAGCGGCAAAATATGACGCGGTAAAACTGCTTCGGGTATATCTGAAAAACTGAGGTTTACCCAGTCCTGATCAATATATTCCAGCAATGCCGCGTATAATGCTTCTTCTATTCGTTGCAATCGCTGCGCAAATTCTTCACTCATGCGTATACTATAGCCTATGTGCACAAAATTTTCTATAGGGGATGCCGCATGTTTTACAAAAGTCAAGAAATTCTTAAAATAATGGAGTATTTCCGCCGCCTCAAGCCTTATAGGTTTTTTGTTTTGCGTATAGTTCCTAGCAAACTTAACACGGATTAAAAACACACACAATTTACCATTTACCATCTTTACAAATACAGTGGAATTTAGTATTATCGTAAAGATATGAATGACCAAAATGATGAAATCAGTCTGATTGATATTTTTGCCGTGCTCTGGCGCAGAAAAAAAATGATTATAGGAGCCACCCTTTGTTCGGCGATAGTTATAGTTATTCTCTCCATTATTTCAATGGTACTACCTGCAGAAAAGTCTTTTTTACCTAATGTATATACTTCTACCGCTTTGATGCTCATCAATGATAGCCATGGAGGAGGAATGAGCAGTCAATTGCAAAATGCCGGTTTAGAATCTTTTGCAGGCATGCTAGGTGGTATGGCAGGAAAAAAAGGATTAAATTACGGGCAGCTTGCGGTGTTTCTTACAGAAACAAATGCTTTTTTGGACACTGTTGTAGATACTTTTGATTTAATAAAAAGATATAAAATCACAAAATTCCCTCGCTCAGGAAGCAGACGGCTGTTAAAAAAATATATTAAAGCAAAATATGATGAAAAAACAGGAGTTTTTACTGTGAGCTTCACCGATATAGATCCTGTCTTTGCCCACCAAGTCACAAGTTTTATTGCTCAATACTATGAAAAAAGATTTGATGAACTTGGACTAGATGTTGATAAACATCAAAAGGCAGGCATGCAGGAAACTATGAATTTAGCGGTAAAAAAAATACAGAAACTTATGGAAGAAAGAAAAAAACTTGAAGCCAGTGTTTCGATGGGATTTAGCGGCAATATTCCCGCGATTAGCCTGGAAATGGAGCGTTTGGCAAAGGAGATTGCCGCACAAGAAGCTTTTTATACTCATTTGAGGGTGCAGGAAGAAACGATGAATCTTGAGCAGCGAGCCAATGTTCCTATTTTTCAGATACTTGACGCCAGCGAAGTTCCCGATCAAAAATCAGGTCCGTCAAGAGGTATGCTTTGCATCATAACAGTTTTTGCAGTGTTTTTTCTTTCTATATTTTTTGCTTTTATATTACAATCAATTGAAAATATAAAAAATGATCCTGATACACTAAAAAAATTAAAAGGAACGGAATTGTGAAAAAGAGGCTTTTTTTTGTTTTTTGTTTTTTGGCTTATAGTATATGCCAGCAGACAATACTTGCTCAACAAACAATAGATACACAACAGGCGATGTCAAATCCGAACTATCTGGTTACCCCGGGGGATATGTACAGACTTTCCTATGCAGTTGGAACAACGAAAATTGATTATACAATAGCGGTAGATATTTCTTATCGAGTGAGGATTTCAAACTTAGCAATTATTAATGTACGAGGCATGACTTTTTCAGCATTTAAAAACGAGGCAGAGCGAATTGTTTCAAAAAACTATCCCTTAAGTGCAGTACAGTTGGCAATGATTTCTCCTGCCCGGTTTTCGGTCATCGTCAAGGGAGAAGTAAAAACAACCACCGAGGTTCCCTGTTGGGCATTGACAAGGCTATCGGCAGTGGTTACTCCTCTTTTAACACAATATTCGTCAATAAGAGATGTTTCCATAACATCGGTAACGGGTGAAACTAAAAACTATGATATTTTTAAAGCTGCAAATGAGGGTGCTTTGACGGAAGATCCATATCTTCGGCCGGGAGATATCATTACCATACAAAAGCTTCAACGTTCGGTTGTTTTAAAAGGTGCGGTAAGGCGGCCGGGGACGTACCAGCTTTTAGAAAATGAAAATTTGGAAACCTTAATCAATTTATATGGCAAGGGATTTACAGATTCTGCAAACTTAGCCGGAATAAAAATAAACCATGCGATAACCACGGAAGAAACGGATGCAAATGCCGAATTTGCGGATTGGTCTGAACAAGCACAGGATGTTGCTTTAAAAAACCGAGATACGATCATTGTGCTCGATAAAGAAGATTCACATCAAGTTGTTTATTTTGAAGGAGCCTTTTCTTTTAAGAATTCCTCTTTAGTTTCAGGGGATAAAATAGTTTCAGGGGATAAAATAGTTTCAGGGGATAAAATAGTTTCAGGGGATAAAATATCGGATTCTATTATCCCTGTACAATTTACACGAGGTGATACTCTCGCTTCTGCAATACGAGAAAGAAGGACATGGTTTGGTCAGTATACCGATACAGCGGCAGCATATCTATTACGTGAAAACAAGCGGATCCCCATAGAGTTAAACAAGATACTTTACGATATCGAATATCAATGTCCGATTGAATTACAGGCAGGTGATAGATTAATAGTTCCTATTCTAGTGCAACAGGTTACCGTGTCGGGAGCTGTTATGCGGCCCGGCAGATACCCTTATGCACCCGGCCGTACATGGAGTTATTATATCGGTCTTGCGGGCGGCTTTGATACCAACCGAAATACGGGATCGGCTGTAATTATCAGAGATATTTATGGAAAAAAACAAGACAAAAAAACTCCGATTATGCCTGAAACCGAAATTTATGCAAAAAGTAACTCTTTCCTTTATAATTTTAGTCTATATGCCCCGATTATAACGGTTAGCGCTACAGTTGTCACTGCTGTTATTGCGGTTTTAACATTTGTGTACAAAAAATGATTAAAAACATTATTTATAAAGAAGAGTTTATAATCAATATGCCTAAGGTTAAATCGTATAGAAACCTTTGAAATACCAATTTTTAAAGGTTTCTAATAGGGATGTTTTTCTGAAGGTTACTACTAAACCACAAGATAAGGGCTTGCCATGTCTCTTTGAAAAGTTTTCTGAGTTTTTAGAAATTTCCTTGTGTCTATTTTGAATGAACACTTACAAATTAAATCTTGAAAAATATGTATCGAGTTACGAATTTTGATACGTTTGTTTTATTATCAGTGTCAACCGTATAAGTTTTATTGTCTTTAATCTGTGATAATTTCACCCCTATAAGTTTTATTGACGATATTAAAAAAAAATCTTGATACCAAATTTATATAATGAGATAAAAGTGCATGGGTTATAGTCGGTTGCATCGGTGTAAATGATATAAAGATAGAAATAATCAATCAGATGGAGGGTGTTATGGGAAAACTGCATGTGTTGCCTGCAGATAGTTTTGGACTAAATTTCATTACAAAAGAATATATCCCTGTCGGAGAAGATGAATATTATCTTCGCTTTAAACAAAACTCGGAAAAAAATCACCGCTGGCGCGCGCTCACGTTAGGAGAGCTTGAATCTCTTATCAAAAACGGTAACTCTTGCACTGATTGGAATAAAATCTTAGTAGAAGATCCGTTTAACGCGCATCTGATCAAGAATTCCTTTTTTGCCGGTCTTGTGCGGATTTCAGCTTTAGAAGAAAATTATTTAAAATATCATGATTTTACCGTACCGACCGGCATAACAAATAGTAAAATTATTTCCTCCGACATCGGCAAAAACTGTGCAATTCATGATTGTGCTTACATCTCTCATTATATCATTGGAGATCATGTTATTTTAAGCAGAATTGATGAACTTTGTGCTACAAATCATGCAAAATTCGGGGAAGGAATTATCAAAGAAGGAGAAGATGAATCTGTACGAATAAGTATTGAGGTGGTTAATGAAGCGGGAGGCAGAGAGGTTTTACCCTTTGCGGAGATGATTCCCGCTGATGCGTTTTTATGGGCACGATATCGAGACAATAAAAAACTTATTGAAAGATTTAAGAAAATAACTCAGGAGCAGCGGGATAATAGACGAGGATACTACGGAATAATCGGTAGCGAGGCTGTTATAAAAAGTTGCTGTATTATTAAAGATGTCAGCTTCGGGGAATCCGTCTACGTAAAAGGTGCAAATAAGTTAAAAAACTTGACGGTAAAATCATCCTCCAATGAACCAACCCAAATTGGTGAGGGCGTGGAGCTGGTAAACGGTATTATCGGTTTTGGATGCAGAATTTTTTACGGCGTCAAAGCGATACGTTTTGTACTGGGCAATAACTCGGCCTTAAAATACGGAACACGTTTTATCCACTCAATACTCGGGGACAATTCCACTATTTCTTGTTGTGAAGTTTTAAACTCTCTTATTTTTCCTTATCATGAGCAGCACCACAATAATTCATTTTTGATTGCAACCATGATACAGGGACAGTCAAACATGGCAGCCGGCGCAACGGTCGGCTCAAATCATAATACCCGCGGCAATGACGGAGAGATTATTGCCGGCAGAGGTTTTTGGCCGGGACTTTCAAGTACTTTAAAACATAATTGTAAGTTTGCATCTTTTGTGCTTCTTAATAAAGGAAACTATCCGTCTGAACTGAATATAAGCTTTCCGTTTAGTCTTGTCAGTGAAAATGCTCAAAAAAACAGACTTGAAATAATGCCGGCTTATCACTGGATGTATAATATGTATGCGCTCATACGCAATAACAAAAAATTTGCGACTCGAGATAAACGCATTACAAAAATTCAAAAGATAGAAACAAATTGCTTTGCTCCCGATACTGCGATGGAAATGGAGGATGCAATTGCAGAACTTAATTCGCTTATTGAACAAACCTGGCAGAAAGCGGGGAATCCGTTCCTTTCCGCGAAAAAAATTATTGCATCGCATGAAGCGGAGATAAGAAACATGCTGATTATTGTGCCAAATGCGGAAAGATTAAAAGAAAGAGAGAGTGTTTTATTAAAACCTATTGAAGCATGGCATGCGTATCATGATATGCTTATCTGGTATGGGGTCAAAACACTTTTTGATTTTTTTGAAAAAGAACATTGCTCAATTAAAAAATTTGAGCATATAACACTTGAAGAAGTTGAACGAAACTGGGTAAATATGGGCGGGCAACTTGTCCCTGAAAAAAAACTTTTTGCACTTATGGATAGAATAGCAAACGGAGACTTTTTAACCTGGAATCAAATACACGAGGAATACGAGGTGTTATATGCGCAATATCCTTATGATAAGGCGGAAAATGCGTATGCCGTACTTTGCCGAATTAAAGGAGTATCAAAACTAACCAAAGAGCTTTGGAATGAGTATATTGATGAATCTCTTCGGATAAGAAAATTTATTGAAGAAGAGATTCTTAAAACAAAACTCAAAGATTACACTAATCCTTTTAGAGATATTACGTATCGTAATAAAGCCGAACGGGATGCCGTACTCGGGAAGGTTGAAGACAATCCGATAATACAAGAATCAAAGATTGAAACAGAGTATTTTTTTTCTCAAGCGGAAAAAATGCGATTATAGGTTTAGAACATTTGCTAAAATCTTTTTCAAAACACTGATAGGAAAATGAAACTCCGCTTAGTTTTTAGTGCTTTTTTTCAAAATTCAAAGCATTTTTCATAACAATCGGCTGACCTGTGGCATCAAGGGCGTCTCTCCAGAGCGACCCTTCAGGATCGACGTACTTTCGTTGACTTACAACAACATCAATCGGTAGATGCACAAATTTATTGTGTACAAGTCCGACAATCATCTTTGTTTTTCCGCACATAGCAGCATGCACCGCGTTATTACCTAAGCGTTCGCAATAAATTGAATCTATGGGCGCAGCAACAGCGGATCTGATTTGGTAGCTTGGATCAATATATTTTAAATTGATGTGCATATCAATCAACTTAAAATATCGCTCAATGGCTTCTTTTAAATGAAGCCCGATATCCGCCAAACGTTTATTGCCGGAAGCGTCTGTTGCATTTTTACTTTCCATTATATCTTGTCCCGCACCCTCGGCAACTACGATTACTGCATGGTGACGAGCTAAAAGTCTTTTTTCAAGATGTTTTAAAAACCCGTTTTCTCCTTCAATATCAAAGGGAACTTCAGGGATTAAGACAAAATTCGTTTCGTGGCTTGCAATTGCGGTATGTGTGGCAATAAAACCTGACTCTCTTCCCATTAATTTTACAAGTCCTATTCCGTTTATTTGAGAATGTGCCTCCATATGGGCGGCAGCAACCGCCTCTGTCGCTTTTACAACAGCTGTATCAAAGCCGAATGATTTTTGAATAAACGAAAGATCATTATCAACTGTTTTAGGGATACCGACAACCGCTATCTTCAATTTTCTGCGTTCAATTTCTTCGGCGATTTCCTTCGCTCCCTTTTGACTTCCGTCGCCGCCGATAACAAAGAGTATGTGCAAATTTAATCGTTCAATGCCGTCAACAATATCCGTAACTCGATTGCCGCCGCCACGAGACGTCCCCAATAATGATCCGCCTGTTCTGTGACAGTCATCAACAACATCGGGGTTTAACGGAAGAATATCAAAACCGTAATCGTATAAAAGCCCTTTAAATCCGAATTTAATACCGCTTATCCTTTTGACGCCGTATCTGCGCCAAAGGCAGCGAACAATAGAGCGAATAACATCGTTTAAACCGGGGCATAAGCCGCCGCAAGTGATAATCCCCGCATGAACATGGTTAGGGTTAAAAAAAATCTTCTCTCGCGGCCCTGCCCGCTCAAGCAGCTTTGTTCGATCAAAAGGACCGATTGCTTCATTTATTTTTGAATCAAGTGGATAATGTATGTATTGATCATCATACACATAATTCGGAATATAATCCCCTGAAGTATTTGATAAATGTATTGGAGAGTGAATTTTACATTCTCCCAATGATTCAATTGAAAAATTAAGACTGTCTATATTCATATTTTTCCTTCCTTATAGTACGTTTTGATGCGCGAAACCTATTAAAGTATACCGATAAGCATAAAAAAGCACAAGCAGTTTGTACTGACCCCCATTTTTTGGACACGAAAGTTATTTTTTTAAGCAACCTGCGTTCTAAAATCAACAGGTGACTTCCAACCCAATTTTTTTTGAATTCTTTCATTGTTAAAGAATTCAATGTACTTACCTATAAGTTCTTCCATCTGTTTATAAGTGAGTAATCCATTTTCCAATGTACCATAATAACCACTCTCACACTTAATGGTTCCAAAAAAGTTTTCTATACAGGCATTATCCCAACAGTTTCCACGCCGGCTCATGCTTTGTATCATTCCAAGTTCAGTGAGTTTTTCTCGGTACGCATGTGATGTATACCGTTGCTCCTTGATCGCTATGTAGCAGGACTCCTTCAAGACTATATTTTTCGGCTCGGTGCGTAACGGTGTCAACAGCAAGTTGTGCATCCACATGCCGTGAACACCTCACACCCATACGTGTGAACACTCTGCCTACATAATGGCAGACGGGATGCGGATGTAAGCATTCCCATGGTAAACTGCCCACCGTTGCTCAATTCCAAACGATGTTTTGCCGGTCACTCCAACGTAACCAGGCAAAACTCGTAGGCGAACCAAAGGTAGATTACGGTGCGGAAAACGGGATAATTGATATTGCAGTTAAAAGCAGAGATGAAAAAATAAGCATAAGTATAACCGATTACGGAAAGGGATTTTCTCACGAAGATTTGCAAAAATCAAAACAACAATTTTACCGCGGAGATAAAAGCAGAAACTCACCCAATCACTTTGGTATCGGTTTATATATCGCCGATCAAGTTGCAAAGCAGCACCAAGGGAATTTATCACTTTCAAACTGCACTCACCATCCCGGAGCCGAAGTCGAAATATCTATACCTATAAATTAGCCTCTACAAATTGCCCCTGTAAAAAAAACTCTAGTCCACTCAGTGAAAAAATTTTATTGATGTGATATAATACTCGAAATTAAACACACGAGGATTTTATGAGTAGAAGCGAGATAAGAGAAAGGCTGAAGCTACGACAAGTTACAAAAAAATATTTAAAGCAATTTAATGCGCTATTGCGTTATGCGTTTCAAGTAACAGATAAAGAACTGCAAAGTATCGGCTGGGAGGACGAAGAGATTCGAAAATCCAAGTCTCCGATATTTGATAAGGCAAAGGTATTCGGCTGGTTTGACGGCAGCAAGCTTGCATCGCAGGTAGTAATTTTTCCAATGAGGATGAATATACACGGAAAGATTTATGATATGGGCGGCATCACCGGCGTCGCGACATATCCTGAATATACAAAAATGGGATTGATGCACGAGCTCATTATAAAATCACTTAATGACATGCGCGAAAATCATCAAAGCATTTCACTTCTATATCCGTACTCAATTCCCTTTTATCGTAAAATGGGGTGGGAAATTATTTCCGATAAGATGAGTTATACTATTAAAGATACACAGCTGCCAAAATATGTAAAAGTTTCCGGCATGGTTGAGCGGGTTGATGATGACAACGCTGACTACCGTGAGCTGCATAATCGCTTTTGTTTAAAACGGCACGGAATGTT contains these protein-coding regions:
- the recO gene encoding DNA repair protein RecO: MANRSRTAEALVLSLGEFGEGHRMVRLFIKEDTTCSLLHAALYGGAKSKARSSIAPYQTGTVWLYSNPIKNTHSITDFAITSYRFSIRESLVRLWSAALCAELIDATKGNISWVLVNAFLDGIENLPDNECKVALIRFLWRVLLGEGIAPEIDCCAACRKSFTDLLANEYFYYHTHEELCLCSSCSDISQSGFQLSKEALFFLLAVKEKPPAYSRALPLSQQTYGMLRRFLFYLITKMNGKKLNTIESAQGLL
- a CDS encoding SoxR reducing system RseC family protein is translated as MRKRGIVKAIEKKSKDGFQKLKIELIQDTCACSIKSTDTFNAASRPSCAGCNYEHAETGLFVINGNEVIALNKKGKSLSIGDAVTVITTKMQTLIQILISIIVPLFLAALGYGLIFRYTDNQGTAILGILVGLICGTLLAFLIKHVLGDRVFPEVIGN
- a CDS encoding TIGR00282 family metallophosphoesterase, with product MKIIYIAELIGKVGVFLVKELLPQLRKQYRPDFIIANANSATGFSGLGRQHAGYLHKLGVDCITAGESIFQKPDLTEKLDTLSYVLRPMNVSSESPGKGMGIFYSNLNKKKLAVISLLGRMGIRKIVADNPFPFLLETIEKIKQETSAVIVDYAALSTAEKQTMGFFLNGKVSAVIGSGNKVPTADETILSEKTAYITDSGRTGSFYSVGGFDPQGKIQEYKTGLFNLTRHSWECPCLQGIVLEVNDDGTAKTIERIIVSGEKHEKTGNSKSN
- a CDS encoding tetratricopeptide repeat protein, whose product is MKETADYLNDFAVTLAAEGLHAEAIACLRKGLRMEPHNSLMWFNLGLSYYALKKKTDCTSALYQAARCDPFDADIWDTLGVILHETGEIEAAQKAYMRALNLESDSGRIWNNYGTLLFNKKEYTEALRSFETAVSLMPDLGDAVFNLRDTYLVLKNDEKAAICTKLLEQMNYPDEEKE
- a CDS encoding polyprenyl synthetase family protein; protein product: MSEEFAQRLQRIEEALYAALLEYIDQDWVNLSFSDIPEAVLPRHILPLLKPCKDLVLRGGKRWRPLVAVLSAELACGDAYRAYALTPVIEFIHTASLIHDDIEDSAETRRGAPAIHIQYGTDTAINAASWLYFHAMSIINAYPSSSELKLSLYRTVNKNLTNLHLGQAMDIDWHRNSNFIPSRAEYMAMIALKTGSLARLAAEIGFLAGGAGEEATEQYGKTMESIGIGFQILDDAKNITGGNKGKNIGDDIVEGKKSFPVIFHLEEHPEDLQKIQSYFETAKKEGIESQAIRECIELLNSSKAAERAKNYGIQMIEASVLQLCGHFPAKPAAKLIADLFHSME
- a CDS encoding Wzz/FepE/Etk N-terminal domain-containing protein; the encoded protein is MNDQNDEISLIDIFAVLWRRKKMIIGATLCSAIVIVILSIISMVLPAEKSFLPNVYTSTALMLINDSHGGGMSSQLQNAGLESFAGMLGGMAGKKGLNYGQLAVFLTETNAFLDTVVDTFDLIKRYKITKFPRSGSRRLLKKYIKAKYDEKTGVFTVSFTDIDPVFAHQVTSFIAQYYEKRFDELGLDVDKHQKAGMQETMNLAVKKIQKLMEERKKLEASVSMGFSGNIPAISLEMERLAKEIAAQEAFYTHLRVQEETMNLEQRANVPIFQILDASEVPDQKSGPSRGMLCIITVFAVFFLSIFFAFILQSIENIKNDPDTLKKLKGTEL
- a CDS encoding SLBB domain-containing protein is translated as MKKRLFFVFCFLAYSICQQTILAQQTIDTQQAMSNPNYLVTPGDMYRLSYAVGTTKIDYTIAVDISYRVRISNLAIINVRGMTFSAFKNEAERIVSKNYPLSAVQLAMISPARFSVIVKGEVKTTTEVPCWALTRLSAVVTPLLTQYSSIRDVSITSVTGETKNYDIFKAANEGALTEDPYLRPGDIITIQKLQRSVVLKGAVRRPGTYQLLENENLETLINLYGKGFTDSANLAGIKINHAITTEETDANAEFADWSEQAQDVALKNRDTIIVLDKEDSHQVVYFEGAFSFKNSSLVSGDKIVSGDKIVSGDKIVSGDKISDSIIPVQFTRGDTLASAIRERRTWFGQYTDTAAAYLLRENKRIPIELNKILYDIEYQCPIELQAGDRLIVPILVQQVTVSGAVMRPGRYPYAPGRTWSYYIGLAGGFDTNRNTGSAVIIRDIYGKKQDKKTPIMPETEIYAKSNSFLYNFSLYAPIITVSATVVTAVIAVLTFVYKK
- a CDS encoding DUF4954 family protein; translation: MGKLHVLPADSFGLNFITKEYIPVGEDEYYLRFKQNSEKNHRWRALTLGELESLIKNGNSCTDWNKILVEDPFNAHLIKNSFFAGLVRISALEENYLKYHDFTVPTGITNSKIISSDIGKNCAIHDCAYISHYIIGDHVILSRIDELCATNHAKFGEGIIKEGEDESVRISIEVVNEAGGREVLPFAEMIPADAFLWARYRDNKKLIERFKKITQEQRDNRRGYYGIIGSEAVIKSCCIIKDVSFGESVYVKGANKLKNLTVKSSSNEPTQIGEGVELVNGIIGFGCRIFYGVKAIRFVLGNNSALKYGTRFIHSILGDNSTISCCEVLNSLIFPYHEQHHNNSFLIATMIQGQSNMAAGATVGSNHNTRGNDGEIIAGRGFWPGLSSTLKHNCKFASFVLLNKGNYPSELNISFPFSLVSENAQKNRLEIMPAYHWMYNMYALIRNNKKFATRDKRITKIQKIETNCFAPDTAMEMEDAIAELNSLIEQTWQKAGNPFLSAKKIIASHEAEIRNMLIIVPNAERLKERESVLLKPIEAWHAYHDMLIWYGVKTLFDFFEKEHCSIKKFEHITLEEVERNWVNMGGQLVPEKKLFALMDRIANGDFLTWNQIHEEYEVLYAQYPYDKAENAYAVLCRIKGVSKLTKELWNEYIDESLRIRKFIEEEILKTKLKDYTNPFRDITYRNKAERDAVLGKVEDNPIIQESKIETEYFFSQAEKMRL